A section of the Portunus trituberculatus isolate SZX2019 chromosome 20, ASM1759143v1, whole genome shotgun sequence genome encodes:
- the LOC123506724 gene encoding 40S ribosomal protein S8 isoform X1, whose amino-acid sequence MGISRDHWHKRRATGGKRTQPRKKRKFELGRPAANTKLGPQRIHTVRTRGGNKKYRALRLDTGNFAWGSEGQTRKTRVVDVVYNASNNELVRTKTLVKNAIVVIDAAPFRQWYESHYALPLGRKKTTKLTDAEEAVLNKKRSKKTEKKYKERQRTAKVESPLEDQFMTGRVLACISSRPGQCGRADGYILEGKELEFYLRKIKSKKSNK is encoded by the exons GTATCTCGCGTGACCACTGGCATAAACGGCGCGCCACTGGTGGCAAGCGCACGCAACCTCGCAAGAAGAGGAAGTTTGAGCTCGGCCGCCCTGCCGCTAACACAAAG CTTGGCCCCCAGAGGATCCACACTGTTCGGACCCGTGGTGGCAACAAGAAGTACCGTGCTCTCCGCCTGGATACTGGAAACTTTGCTTGGGGCTCTGAAG GCCAGACCAGGAAAACGcgtgtggtggatgtggtgtacAACGCCAGTAACAACGAGCTGGTGCGTACCAAGACACTGGTGAAGAATGCCATCGTTGTGATTGATGCTGCACCCTTCAGGCAGTGGTATGAAAGTCACTATGCCCTCCCTCTTGGCCGCAAGAAGACCACCAAGCTG ACTGATGCTGAAGAAGCTGTCCTCAACAAGAAGAGGTCCAAGAAGACTGAAAAGAAGTACAAGGAACGTCAGCGCACCGCTAAGGTGGAGTCACCTCTTGAGGACCAGTTCATGACTGGTCGTGTCCTGG CCTGCATCTCCTCTCGCCCTGGCCAATGTGGCCGTGCTGATGGCTACATTCTTGAGGGCAAGGAGCTTGAGTTCTACCTTAGGAAGATCAAGAGCAAGAagagtaataaataa